ACGTGCCGGGGCGCGGCGACCGCGCGCGATCCGCGCGTCGATCGGTCCGGGCCGGATGCGGTACGCTGGCGCCGTGCGGCAGGTCAAGGGCTCCCTGTTCGTCGACTACGTGAAGATGCTCCGCGGGCACAAGGGCGTCGACTGGAGCCGGCACCTCCCGCCCGAGGACATGGCGTTGCTGGCCGCGCGCATCGACGTGGCGGCGTGGTACCCGATGGACTCGTTCGAGCGGCTCGGCGACCAGATCCTGCACCACGTCGCCCGCGGCGACCTGCAGGCCGTGCGGATGTGGGGGCGGTACTCGGTCGACGTGCTGCGCGCGGCCAACCCGATGCTGCTGGCGCCCGACGACCCGCTCGAGACGCTCAACCGGTTCCGGGTCATGCGCGCGACGTTCTTCGACTTCCCCGCGCTCGACGTGCTGATGCTGCACGACGACGAGGCCGAGCTCGAGGTGCGCTTCCACATGGGCGCGACCGCCGAGGAGGCCGCCGCGATGCAGACGCTGGGCTTCTTCGAGCGCCTGCTCGAGCTGGCCGGCGCCCGCGACATCCTCGCGCGCTTCATCACCCGCGCGTGGCGCGACGAGCCCCGCACCGTGCTGGCGCTGCACTGGCAGTCCTGACGCGCAGTCCTGACGCGCGGTCCTGACGCGCTCACGTCGGCGGGCCGTGGATCGCCGCCGCCTCCTGCAGCCTCGCCATCACCATCCGGCCCGGATAGGTCGTGACCCGCGCGTACGCGCGCCGGTAGTAGCAGTTCCAGTAGCTGATGGTCCGCGCGACCGTGGCGGCGGCGAAGCGTCGGTTGGCCGCGATGAAGCGCCCGTAGCGCGCGGCCACGGGCCCGTGCAGGTCGGCGAGGTCGAGCCGCGCCGCGATGGTCTCGACGATCGGCAGCACGTACTCACCGACGAGCTGCACGACGAACGGCGCCGCCCACGGCGCGTCGCAGGCGAGCACGTGGTCGAGGTGGCGCGCGCGCACGAAGCCGTTGTGGTGGCGCGTGTAGAGGCAGTGCACCATCGCGCGCGCCGTCGCCGGACACGCGGCCAGGGCCTCGGCGCTGGGCTCGTGGGCGTAGATCCGGCCCGGCAGCGTGACCTCGTCGCCCTCGACCACGACCGCGATCGTCCCCATCGACGCGTGCACGGTCGTCACCATCGCGGCGGCGGCGCGGGCGGATCCGCGCAGGTACCCCGGGAACGCCTCGGCCAGCATCGCGGCGACAGTAGCGCGGCCGCGCCGAGCGGTCACGGCGCGGGCGCGGGCCCGGCGCGCGCCAGGGTTTGGTAGGGTCGCGGCGATGAAGCCGACCTCCAAGCGGGTGATCGCGGATCTCGAGGAGCTGGCCGAGCGGACCACCGACGCGCGCGGCGCGCAGCGGGTGGCGTGGGGCCCGGTCTGGCGCGAGGCCCGCGCCTGGTACACGGCCAAGCTCAAGGCCGAGCTGGGCCTGGTGCCGCACCGGGACGGCGCCGGCAACCTGTGGGCGACGCTGCCGGGCGCGTCGACGAGGAGCCTGGTGATCGGCAGCCACCTCGACTCGGTGCCGGGCGGCGGCTGGCTCGACGGCTGCCTGGGCGTGCTGGCCGGCCTCGAGGTCCTGCGCCGGGCCAAGGCCGCTGGCACACCGCCGCTCACGCTGCACCTGGTCGACTGGGCCGACGAGGAGGGCGCGCGGTTCGGGCGCAGCCTGGCCGGCTCGGCGGCGTCGGCCGGGACCCTCGACGCCGAGGCCGAGCTCGCGCACCTCACCGATCGCGCCGGCGTCAAGCTGCCCGACGCGCTCGCCGAGAACGGCGTCACGCTGGCCGGCATGGGCACCGCGCGCGCGTACTTCGACACGCTCGACGCGATCGCCTACCTCGAGCTCCACATCGAGCAGGGCCCGGTGCTCGAGGACCTGCGCAAGCCGACCGGGGTCGTGCTCGGCACGATGGGCGTCGAGCGCTACAACCTGCGCTTCGTCGGCCAGGCCGCGCACTCGGGCGCGGCGCCGATCCACCTGCGCAAGGACGCGTTCCTGGCCGCGGCCCAGTTCGCGCTGGCGTGCCGCGACATCAGCGTCAAGTACTCCGGCAAGACCCCGCGCACGCGCGTCGTCGCGACCTGCGGCGTCGTCAAGGTCGAGCCCAACTTCGTCACCGCCGTGCCGGGCTCGACCGAGATCTCGATCGACCTGCGCGCCCTCGACGGCAAGGTCCTGGCGAAGATGCTGGCCGACGCGCGCACGGCCGCGACCCGGGCCGCGCGCGCCCACAAGGTCGAGGTGAGCTGGAGCCCGCTGCTCCACATCTCGCCGCGGCCGTTCGACGAGACCCTGATGAAGTTCGCGCGCGTGGCGATCAAGGAGATCACCGGCGCCGCGCCCGAGCTCCCGTCGGGGCCGCTCCACGACGCCGCCGAGATGGCCGGCGTCGTGCCGACCGCGATGGTGTTCGCCCAGAGCAGCCCCGGCATCTCGCACACGCGCCTCGAGGACACCCCGCGCCCCGCGCTCGACAAGTCGATCCGGGCGTTCCTGCTCGCGGTCGACCGCACGATCGCCCACCTGGCGACGCCGCCGACGCCGCGGTCGCCGACCCGGCCGCCGCGCCGCCCGCCCGCCCGCGCCCGTCGCTAGCGGTGGAACCCCCCCCGCCAGGGCGCCGGCCCGGCCGCCCCGCCGGGGGCGGCGCGGGGGCCCCCGGCGGGGCCCGGGCCCGGGCGGGGGGCCCCGCGGGGGCGGGGGGGGCCGCGGGGGGCGGGGGCGGGGGGGGGGGGGGGGGGGCCCGCCGGGCGGGGCCCCGGGGGGGGCGGGGGGGGCGGCCCCGCCGGCGCCCCCGGCGGGGGCCGCCCCGGGGGGGGGGCCGGCGGGGGGGGGGGGCCCGGGGGGCCCCGGGGGGGGGGGGGGGGGGGGGGGGGGGGGGGGGGGGGGGGGGGGGGGGGGGGGGGGGGGGGGGGGGGGGGGGGGGGGGGGGGGGCCCCCCCGGCCCGGGCGCCCGCGGGGGCGGGGCGGGGGGCGCCGGCGGGGGGGGGGGGGGGGGGGGGGGGCCGCGGGGGGGGGGGGGGGGGGGGGGGGGGGGGGGGGGGCGGGGGGGGGGGGGGGGGGGGGGGGGGGGCGGGGCGCGGGGGGCCCCGGGGGGGGGGGCCCGCGGGGGGGCCGGGGGGGGGGGGGGGGGGCGGGGGGGGGGGGGGGGGGGGGGGGGGGGGGGGGGGGGGGGGGGGGGCGGGGGGGGGGGGGGGGGGGGGGGGGGGGGGGGGGGGGGGGGGGGGGGGGGGCGGGCGGCGGCGGCGGGGGGGGGGGGGCCCGGGGGGGGGCGCCGGCGCGGGCGGGGGGGGGGGGGGCCCCGGGGGGGGGGGGGGGGGGGGGGGGGGGGGGGGGGGGGGGGGCGCACCCCCACGCCGGCGCTGACGCCGCGGGGGGGGGGGGGGGGGCGGGGGGGCGGGGGGGCGCGGGCGGGGGGGCGCGCCGGGGCGGGGGGGGGGGGGGGGGGGGCGGGGGGGGGGGGGCGGGGGGGGGGGGCGGGGGGGGGGGAGGGGGGGGGGGGGGCGGGGGGGCGGGGGGGGGGGGGGGGGGGGGGGGGGGGGGGGGGGGGGGGGGGGGGGGGGGGGGGGGGGGGGGGGGGGGGGGGGGGGGCGGGGGGGGGGGGGGGGGGGGGGGGGGGGGGGGGGGGGGGGGGGGGGGGGGGGGGGGGGGGGGGGGGGGGGGGGGGGGGGGGGGGGGGGGGGGGGGGGGGGGGGGGGGGGGGGGGGGGGGGGGGGGGGGGGGGGGGGGGGGGGGGGGGGGGGGGGGGGGGGGGGGGGGGGGGGGGGGGGGGGGGGGGGGGGGGGGGGGGGGGGGGGGGGGGGGGGGGGGGGGGGGGGGGGGGGGGGGGGGGGGGAGACGCTCGCGGCGGGGGGCGGCGGCCGCGGGGGCCGCCGGGGGGCCCCGCGGGGGGGGGGGGGGGGGGGGCGGGGGGGGCGGCCGGCGGGCCGGGGGCGCCGGCGCGGGGGGGGGGGGGGGGGGCCGGCCCGGCCGGCGGCGCCGGGCGGGGGGGGGGGGCGGCGGGGGGGGCGCGGCGGGCGGCGGGGGGGGCCGCCGGCGCGGGGGGGGCGGGCGGCGGGGCGGGGGGGCGGGCGGGGCGGGGGGGGGCGGGCGGCGGGGGCCGCCCGGGGGGGGGCGCGGGGGGCGCGGGCGGCGCGGGGGCGGGGGGGGGCCGGCGCCCCCGCGCCGCCGGGCCCGCCCCGCGGGGCCGGGGCGGGGCGCCGGCGCCGGGGCGGGCGGGGCGCCGGCCCGGCCCGCCGCCCGCCCGGCGCCGGGGGGGGGGGGGGCCCGCCGGGCGGAGCGCGCGGGCCCCGGGGCGCCGGGCCCCGCGGGCCCCGCGCCGGGGCCCACCCAGGGGGACTGCAGGCCCCACGGCGAGGGCCGGGGGAGGGGGCGGGGGGGGGGGGGAGGAGGGGGGGGGGCGGCGGGGGGGGGGCGGGAGGGAAGGGAGGGGGGGGGGCCGGGCCGGGGGGCGGGACGGGGCGGGCCGGGGGGGCGCGCGCGGGGGCGAAGGGGGCGGGGGGCGGGGGGGGGGGCGGGGGGGGGGGGGCGGGGGGGGCGGCCCAGCCGGAGGCCGCGCCGGGGGGAGGGGGGGGCCTCGGGCGGGGGGGGGGGGGGGGGGGCGGGCGGGGGGGGGCGGGCGCCGGGGGGGCGGGGGCGCGCGCGGGGGGGGGGGGGGGGCGGCGGGGGGGGGGGGGGGCGCGCCGGCGGCGGGGGGGGGGGCGGCGGGGGGGGGGGGGGGGGCGGGGGCGGCGAGGGGGGCGGGGGCGGCGGGGAGGGGGGGGGGGGGCGCCCGGTCGCCGGGCGGCGGGGGGGGGGGGGGGGCGGGGGGGGGGGGGGGGGGGGGCGGCGGGGGCGGCGGGGGCGGCCGGGCTCTGCCGCGCGCGTCGGCCCCACGCGGTGCTTGAAAAGCACGGGCCGGTGCAGGCACTCTGCCGGCGCATGTCCACGGCCAGCAAGTTCGTGCCGCGCGCGCCCGAGGCGTGCTGGCGCCACTTCACCGACGCCGCGACCCTGACGGGCTGGGTGCCGGGCCTGCGCCGTGCGCGCGTCGTCACGAGCTATCCGGGCGGGCTGGCCCACGAGGTCGCGTTCGAGTTCGCGGCCTCGCGCACGTACTCGCTGGTCTACAGCTACGACGTCGAGGCGCGCGCGGTGAGCTGGGCGCCGCGGATGGGCCAGCGCGACGCCGTGCGCGGCTCGGCCCGGTTCGACGCCGAGGACCACGGCACCCGCGTCACCTACACGACCGAGGACGGCGACGGGCGCACCGCGGCCGATCGGGCGCTCGACGCGCCCCACGCGCTGCTCGAGAGCTTCGTGCGCTGGATGGTCGCGGCCCGGTGACCGCGGGCGGCGCGGCTCACGGCAGCGGCACGACCGCGTAGACCTGGCCCGCGGCGCCGCAGTTGTGGCCCTGGGCGGCGCGCCCCAGCTCGAGCACCAGCCGCTTGCTCGGCGGATCTGGATAGGCGCCGGCCAGGTAGACCAGGTCGCCAGGGCACGCGTCGTCGGGCGCGCCCGGCGCAGGCCGCGCCAGGTCCGGCGCCAGCGCGCGCAGCGGGTGGGTCGCGACCGTTGCCCCGGCGCGCGCGATCGTCAGCGTCTGACCAGCCAGCGCGTACGTGACGGTCAGATCGCCGACGGTCAACGCCTCGGGATCGGCGGGTTCGCCGGCGTCGTCGGCGCGCCGGGCGCCGGTCAGGGTCCGCCAGGTGCCGGTCGCGACCAGCGCGTTCGCGGCGGCGACCCGGGTCTGCACCTGCGCGGCCAGCGCGGCGGTGGCCGCCTGATCCCCGGCGGTGTCGTCGGCGGCGATCGCGGCGCTGGTCTCGTCGGGATCGACCAGGCGCAGGCGCGTGCGCACGCGGCCGGTCGCGCCATCGACGACGACCACGGCCAGGTCGAGGTAGCCGCGGCCGCCATCGTCGGCGACGGTGGTCGCGACCACCTCGCTGCCGTCGTCCTTGATCGCCGGCAGGCCCGGTTGGGCGAACCCGCCGTACTCGAGGTCGTTGATCTGCACGCCGCGCGCGCCGGGCGCGGGCGTCAGCATCGCCGGGCCGGCGTCGAGGCCGGCGTCGACGTCGGGCGCGCCCGCGTCGATCGGCGCCCCCGCCGCGTCGCCGGCCGTGGGCGCCGGCGGTCGGCGCTTGGTCCGCGCGCAGCCGACCGAGGTCACGACCAGCGCGATCGCCACGAGGGTGTGCATCCCCGCAGATACCACGGTCACCTGTCCCGGTCCGCGTCGGCGCGTGTGCACGAACCGTACAGCGCGGCCGCCGGATCCGCGCGCAGCGCGCGCCTGGCGGGTCGCACGATAGGAACGCGGCTTGCTGCCCTGTCCGCGATGATCGTGCGCCGCCCCCACACGCCCCTACGTCACCGCGCCCTGCGCCTGATCGCCGTCGCGGCGACGCTGGTCGTGCTGGCCGCCCGCCCGGCGCACGCCCAGTCGGACAGCCAGCTGTGGCTCGAGGCCGGGGTCAGCCACGACGTCGGCGCGCGCGTGACGCTGTCGTTCGACCAGCACGTCCGGTTCGACGACGGCATGAGCCGGCTCGGGGCGCTCATGCCCGAGCCCGGCGTCAGCGTCCGGGCCGCGCGCTGGCTCCGCCTCGGCGCCGGCTACCGCATGCAGTACGAGCGCAACAACAACGGCGACCTCGAGCTGCGCCACCGGCTCCAGCTGGCCGCGCGCGCGCGCGCCGACCTGACCAAGGCGATCCGCGTCGAGTACCGGCTGCAGTTCCAGGAGCAGTACCGCCCCGACGCCAAGACCACGCGCCGCCACAGCCTCCGCAACCGCGTCGGGATCGAGTACCGCGGGGTGCGGCCGTGGACGCCGGCCGCGTCGCTCGAGCTCCACCACGATCTCGACAACGGCGACACGATCCACCTCGACAAGGTCTGGCTGACGTTCGGCGTCGGCCGCGCGCTCGGGCGCGGCGAGGTCGAGGCCTACTACCGGGCCGAGCTGCCGCAGTACGACGCCGCGGATCCGACGCTGCACATCCTCGGCCTCAGCTACCACCACGAGCTGTGACGACGCGCCGTCGGGGCTCGACGCGTTCCGGTCGGGCCCCCTCCCTGCGCGCTCAGGTGTAGCGGAACTCGAGCAGCGGCGCCGGGCGGTGGAGGCCGTTGTGGACCTCGTAGTTGAACGGCTGGTAGTTGATCGGCCACGGGATCGCCCGCTGCCCGCGCGCGTCGTGCAGGACCGTCAGCGCCATCGGCGTGACCGAGCGGTACGAGCCGTCGATCGGCAGGTCGCGGTTGTCGTGGCCGCCGGCCGAGAACAGGTTGAGCAGGAGCCGGTCGGCCACGTCGAAGACCACGTCGAAGCCGCGATCGATCTTCTCGTGGCCGCGGATCATCGTGTGGACGCCGACCCGCTCCATGAACGCGCGGAACTGATCGCGGCCGAAGCTGAAGCGCGGGTTCTGGCGCTGGAGCTCGACCGGGATGTGATCGACCTGCTCGGGGTCGCTCCACATCATCTGGAACCACAGCTCGGGATCGTTGAGGCTCGACAGGTCGCGGTAGCGCGCCGCGAAGGTGTCGTCGCGGGGGATGCCGCCGTGCACGAACAGCGTGCGATCGAACAGGCACGACGTCGGCATGTGCTCGAACAGGATCCGGTAGGCCTCGAGCATCTCGCGCGGCACGTGCGGCGACAGCGACGCCAGCGCCTCGGCCGGGTGGACGCCGCTCCAGACCCGGCCCTCGGACGAGTGGAAGTACTCGTGGTTGCCGCGCAGGACGATGACGTGGTCGGGCATGGCCACGAACAGCTGCAGCACCGCCCGCAGCACGCCGTCGAAGCTGAACCGGCCGCGGTCGATGTAGTCGCCGAGCAGCACCAGCTTGACGTCGGGGTGGTGGTCGGGATCCCACTGGTGGGCCCAGACCCGGTTGACGAAGTTGGTCTGGAGCAGCGCCGCCTTGAGGCAGCTGTAGCAGCCGTGGAGATCGCCGAGCACGACCAGCTCGATCGGCCGGTTCGGGCGCAGCACGTGGACGTGGCGATCGAGGAACTGCGCGCCGGCGGGGAGCTGGCCGACGTCGGTGATGTTCGCGAGCCGGCCGTCGCCGACGACGCGCAGGCGGTGCCACGCGGTCATCGCCTGCGACACCAGCTGGTAGTCGAGCGCGACCTGGGCCTGGAGCTCGACCGGGTGCGGCGAGTAGGTCTGCTCGAGCGGATCGAGCAGCGGGTGGGCGAGCGCCTTGAGCTCGAGCCAGTGCGGCGCCGCGACCGTGACCGGGCCCGCGTGGGGCGCCGACACCGCCGGCGCGCCGATCAGGGTCGGGGCCAGCGCGGCGGCGGCCCGGGTCGCGGGCGGCTTGCTCGGCGCCGTGAAGTAGGTGAGCAGCTCGTCGTACAGCAGCTGCTCGGGCTGGCTGATCAGGCCGTCCGCGTGCATCAGCGCCCGCACCAGCTCGAGGGCCGTGGTCTGCTCGGCCGAGTTGAAGGCGCGAAAGATCGTGACCGCGCGGACCTTCAGGCGGGTCGGCACGTAGCTGGGATCGCCGCTGGTCATCACCTCGACGCTGAGCCGCGCGATCAGCGCGTTGAGCTGCGCGTAGAGGTCGGCGAAGTGCGCGTTGAACGAGGCCCGGAGCTGCGCCCGCTGCTCCGGCGTCCCGCCGCTCGACGCCTCGAGCACGAGCAGCACTGAGTCCAGGTAGCGCTGGATGAAGACCTGCTCGCGCTGATGGAAGACCCCGTCGATGTACCCGACGGTGAGCAGCAGATCGACGATCTCGGATGTCCGGCCGCCACCGCCGTCGGTCGCGGTGGTCGGTTCAGCGCGCTTCTGCACGTAGCTCAGGTGCCTCCACCCACCAGTGTGACCAAGGGCCGTGCGACCGCGCAAGCTGGCGCGCGCACTTGTTAAGGCTTGACGTGCACGACACCGCCGATGCGTGGGTCGCGCGGCGCGGGGGACGGCCCGGGTCGGGTATCGTGTGCGCATGCCAACGAAGAAGTCGGGCGGGGTCGGCGCGTCGCGCGCGCCCAGGCCCGTGAAGGCCCGGGCCGGGGCCGCCCGGACGGCGAAGGTGAAGGCCGAGCCGTCCCCCGCCGCGCTCGACGCGGTCACGCGCGCGCTCGACCACCGCGACGACGCCGCCGGGCGCGCGTTCCTGCAGCCCGGCTTCGCGTACACGCCCGAGCAAGACCTGCTGTTCGCCCTGGGCTGGCCGCACCTGCGCTGGCTGCGCGACGACCACCCCGATGACGTCGAGCCGACCGAGGCGACGCTCATGCGGATCTCGAGCGAGAACGGCTGGTACGGGCTGGTGTGGCCGCGCGGCCTGGCCACGCGCTTCGTCCGCGGCTACGCGCGCAGCTCGGTGAACGCGTGCAACCTCAACCCGACCCACGCGCTGCCGGTGCTGGCCGACGCGACCCCGATCCGCGCCGGCGAGGGGCCGCGGCTCATGGCGCAGCTGTTCGGGAACCGGCGCTACCGCGGCGGCGCGCCGACGGAGCACTTCGTGTTCTTGCTCGAGGCCATGCACGGCACCGAGCAGGTGCTGAGCTGGGCGCTGACCGCGTTCGAGCAGGCGACCACCGCGACCGAGCCGCTCGATCGCGACGAGGAGGCCTGCACGCTGGCGACGACGATGGGCCTGCTGATGCTGCGCGTGCCGCCGGCGGCCGCGGCCGCCGCCCGGGTCCGCATCGAGGCCCTGCTCGAGACCGCGCCGACCGAGCCGCTGCGCGAGCACCTGCGCGCGGCCATCGGCGGGGCCGCCGGCGCCCAGGCGCTGGGGCTGCAGCCGAGCTTCTACCTGAACGTGACCGACGATCCCGCCGCGGTGGCCGCCGCCGCCAAGGTCGGCAAGCACATCACCAGCGGACGGCTGATCTTCCTCGGCGGCGCCGACGTGGTCCGCGCGATCCTGCCCCACTGGCGCCGGGTCGAGTCCGAGCACGAGACCGTGGCGCTGGCGCGCTGGCTGGCCGAGGTCCAGCTGCCCGAGGCGATCGAGCTGCTGGCGACGCTCGCGGTCGGCTCGCGCGCGCGCGCCGCCGCGACCGCGCTGCTGGCGACCCGGGTGGCGTACGCGCGCCCGATCCTCGAGCAGGCCGCCAAGGGCCCGTCGGGGGACACCTACCAGAAGGCGCTCGCGCTGCTGGCGCGCGCCGGGGGCTGACGGCGACGCGGTCACCGCGCGCCTGCCGAGCACCGCGCCGAGGTGCCGCCCGACGCCGCCGGGCCGTGACCCGGACGGACGGTGTACGCTGCCCGCGATGGACCGCCCGCGCGCCCGGCCTCGGTTCTCGTTCCACCTGACGCACGCCCCCGACGCGGCGATCGCGCGGGTCGACGCGTACCTGAGCGCCCACCCGCACCCGGTCACCGGCCGGGTGTTCCGGCGCACGGTCATGCTCACGCTGGCCGAGGATCGCCGGCACTTCTGGACGCCGCACCTCGAGGTCCAGTTCAGCGACGCGCCGACCGACGGCACTGACGTCGACGGCACGTTCGCGCCGCACCCGCGGCTGTGGACGACGTTCGTCGCGACCCAGCTCCTGTTCGGGATCCTGGCGCTGGGCCTGGCGATCTACGTGTTCAGCCTGTGGTCGCTGGGCCAGGGCTTGCTGGTCCCGGCGCTCTTGCTCGCGGGCGCGCTGATCGGCGGCGGCCTCAGCTACGGCACCGCGTACATCGGCCAGGGCCTCGGGTCCGAGCAGATGTACGAGCTGCGCTCGTTCCTCGACGCCGCGCTGCGCGACGCGCCCGACGAGGGTGTGCCGTGATCGCCGCGCGGAGGTCGGCCGCGATCGCCGCCGCGCTGGCGCTGGCGGCCTGCGGCGGCGGTGGCGCGCCGGCGGCGCCGCCCCACGCGGTCCGGGTCGAGATCCGCTGGTCCGACGCCGCGCCCGAGGCCGTCGAGCGCGAGCTGCTCGAACCGCTCGAGGCCGCGACCGCCGGGCTCGGCGGCGTGGTCGGCATGCGCGGCGTCGCCACCGACGGCGTCGCCACGCTCGATCTGCTGGTCCGCGCCGGGGATCGGGTCGAGGCCGTGGCCGAGGCGACGCGCGCGGCCGCGGGCGCGCTCTTGCCGACGTTGCCCACCGGCGCGGAGGCGCCGGTCGTGACCCGCCGCGTGCGCCCGGCCGCGGTGATCGCCGCGATCCTGCCGGCCGGTGACGCCAGCGCCGTCGAGCTGGGCGCGCGCGCGGCTGCGCTCCGGCACCTGCTCGAGCGCCTGCCCGGGGTCAGCGCGGTCGACGTGTGCGGCCTGGCCGAGCCCGAGCTGCAGCTCGACCTCGATCCGCGCGCGGTGGTGGCGCGCGGCCTCGACCCGGCGCAGATCAGCGCCGCCGTGCGCGCGCGCGCGACGACCGTCCCGGCCGGCCGCCTCGCCGCACCCGCCGGGCGCGACGCGCTCACGATCCGCACGGCCGGCGCGGGGTCGGTCGACGAGCTGGCGCGCGTGCTGGTCGCCGATGGCGTCCACCTGCAGGACGTCGCGCAGATCACGCTCGGCGTCCGCACCGACTGCGTGGCGCTGACGCCGGCCGGTCGCGCCGCGATCCTGGAGGTGCCGGTCCGCGCGCGCGCCGACCTCGCGGCCGTGCTCGCGG
The genomic region above belongs to Myxococcales bacterium and contains:
- a CDS encoding Zn-dependent hydrolase gives rise to the protein MKPTSKRVIADLEELAERTTDARGAQRVAWGPVWREARAWYTAKLKAELGLVPHRDGAGNLWATLPGASTRSLVIGSHLDSVPGGGWLDGCLGVLAGLEVLRRAKAAGTPPLTLHLVDWADEEGARFGRSLAGSAASAGTLDAEAELAHLTDRAGVKLPDALAENGVTLAGMGTARAYFDTLDAIAYLELHIEQGPVLEDLRKPTGVVLGTMGVERYNLRFVGQAAHSGAAPIHLRKDAFLAAAQFALACRDISVKYSGKTPRTRVVATCGVVKVEPNFVTAVPGSTEISIDLRALDGKVLAKMLADARTAATRAARAHKVEVSWSPLLHISPRPFDETLMKFARVAIKEITGAAPELPSGPLHDAAEMAGVVPTAMVFAQSSPGISHTRLEDTPRPALDKSIRAFLLAVDRTIAHLATPPTPRSPTRPPRRPPARARR
- a CDS encoding SRPBCC family protein, translated to MSTASKFVPRAPEACWRHFTDAATLTGWVPGLRRARVVTSYPGGLAHEVAFEFAASRTYSLVYSYDVEARAVSWAPRMGQRDAVRGSARFDAEDHGTRVTYTTEDGDGRTAADRALDAPHALLESFVRWMVAAR
- a CDS encoding DUF2490 domain-containing protein; protein product: MIVRRPHTPLRHRALRLIAVAATLVVLAARPAHAQSDSQLWLEAGVSHDVGARVTLSFDQHVRFDDGMSRLGALMPEPGVSVRAARWLRLGAGYRMQYERNNNGDLELRHRLQLAARARADLTKAIRVEYRLQFQEQYRPDAKTTRRHSLRNRVGIEYRGVRPWTPAASLELHHDLDNGDTIHLDKVWLTFGVGRALGRGEVEAYYRAELPQYDAADPTLHILGLSYHHEL
- a CDS encoding serine/threonine protein phosphatase; this encodes MQKRAEPTTATDGGGGRTSEIVDLLLTVGYIDGVFHQREQVFIQRYLDSVLLVLEASSGGTPEQRAQLRASFNAHFADLYAQLNALIARLSVEVMTSGDPSYVPTRLKVRAVTIFRAFNSAEQTTALELVRALMHADGLISQPEQLLYDELLTYFTAPSKPPATRAAAALAPTLIGAPAVSAPHAGPVTVAAPHWLELKALAHPLLDPLEQTYSPHPVELQAQVALDYQLVSQAMTAWHRLRVVGDGRLANITDVGQLPAGAQFLDRHVHVLRPNRPIELVVLGDLHGCYSCLKAALLQTNFVNRVWAHQWDPDHHPDVKLVLLGDYIDRGRFSFDGVLRAVLQLFVAMPDHVIVLRGNHEYFHSSEGRVWSGVHPAEALASLSPHVPREMLEAYRILFEHMPTSCLFDRTLFVHGGIPRDDTFAARYRDLSSLNDPELWFQMMWSDPEQVDHIPVELQRQNPRFSFGRDQFRAFMERVGVHTMIRGHEKIDRGFDVVFDVADRLLLNLFSAGGHDNRDLPIDGSYRSVTPMALTVLHDARGQRAIPWPINYQPFNYEVHNGLHRPAPLLEFRYT
- a CDS encoding efflux RND transporter permease subunit, yielding MIAARRSAAIAAALALAACGGGGAPAAPPHAVRVEIRWSDAAPEAVERELLEPLEAATAGLGGVVGMRGVATDGVATLDLLVRAGDRVEAVAEATRAAAGALLPTLPTGAEAPVVTRRVRPAAVIAAILPAGDASAVELGARAAALRHLLERLPGVSAVDVCGLAEPELQLDLDPRAVVARGLDPAQISAAVRARATTVPAGRLAAPAGRDALTIRTAGAGSVDELARVLVADGVHLQDVAQITLGVRTDCVALTPAGRAAILEVPVRARADLAAVLAALRAGGAQPFVGVPTVGRLTRPGAAPDQLEALAATLIARGAAAVRVHPTPGTLEILVDADATTAAGDATLAAIEELAVEQQLDGVRWSGPGVRAVEAIVDAPDLERALAEAAVAARTIAAAARAPVITPRIGETHAIGIDPDRAAMLGVPVAAIIGALRIAGGAVVTSVQGPDDARDVRLTWGDPDAVERLDLPVRTSTGATLPLRELVTISDRRAPERILHDDRRRAVVYWLRAPRGRTLSATRAVLAKALPGARVRTAELDRDRW